In Fusobacterium perfoetens, one genomic interval encodes:
- the ileS gene encoding isoleucine--tRNA ligase — protein MYKKVSTNLNFVEREKEIEKFWEENKIFEKSLELRKGDKTYTFYDGPPTANGKPHIGHVLTRVIKDMIPRYRTMKGYDVPRKAGWDTHGLPVELEVEKLLGINGKEQIETYGLEPFIKECKQSVWKYKGMWEDFSKTVGFWADMENPYVTYDNNFIESEWWALKQIWDKGLLYKGFKIVPYCPRCGTPLSSHEVAQGYKDVKERSAIVRFKVKNEDAYILAWTTTPWTLPSNVALCVNPNEAYVKVKHGEYTYYMAEALVEAVLKENFEILERYTGKDLEYKEYEPLFDFVNPNKKCWFVTCDTYVTLTDGTGVVHIAPAFGEDDANVGRNYDLPFVQLVDAKGEMTKETPWAGTFCKKADNPILVDLEERGLLFDAPKYEHSYPHCWRCDTPLIYYARESWFIKMTAVKEDLIKNNNKINWIPKSIGKGRFGDWLENVQDWGISRDRYWGTPLNVWECECGHRHAIGSIQELKEMSPNCPENIELHRPYIDEVTITCPHCGKQMRRVKEVIDCWFDSGSMPFAQHHYPFENQDLFKQQFPADFISEAVDQTRGWFYSLLAVSTLIFNEAPYKNVIVLGHVQDENGQKMSKSKGNAVDPFEALATYGADAIRWYFYINSAPWLPNRFHGKAVLEGQRKFMSTLWNTYAFYVLYAEIDKFDPTKYTLDKSKLTVMDKWLLSKLNTVVKEVDENLADYKLLEAARCMQDFVDELSNWYVRRSRERFWVQEMTEDKITAYMTLYTTLLTMAKLAAPMIPFMTEEIYQNIVRQVNPDAPESIHLCDYPVVDETVIDKELEDNMEEVLQIVTLGRACRNAANIKNRQPLANIYVQAENKLNELYQNIVKEELNIKNIEFTEDSAQFTSYKFKPQLKTLGQRFGKKVNEIRTLLADIDGKQAKKDLDTLGFVTLVLSDGEEAKLAEADLLIETVQSEGYVPLTDRGITVVLDTNLTPELLEEGFVREVVSKIQAMRKEADFNITDHIQLFVAENDKIKEIVSRNAEAIKYDTLTDEVVFDTVDGFVQDVNINGEKVKFGIKVK, from the coding sequence ATGTACAAAAAAGTATCTACTAATTTGAATTTCGTAGAAAGAGAAAAAGAAATTGAAAAGTTTTGGGAAGAAAACAAGATTTTTGAAAAAAGCTTGGAGTTAAGAAAAGGAGATAAGACATACACTTTCTATGACGGACCACCAACAGCAAATGGAAAACCTCATATCGGTCACGTTTTAACAAGGGTTATAAAAGATATGATCCCTAGATATAGAACAATGAAAGGATATGACGTTCCTAGAAAAGCTGGTTGGGATACTCACGGTTTACCAGTAGAACTAGAAGTTGAAAAACTTTTAGGAATCAACGGAAAAGAACAAATCGAAACTTATGGTTTAGAGCCATTTATAAAAGAGTGTAAACAAAGCGTTTGGAAATATAAAGGAATGTGGGAAGATTTTTCTAAGACAGTTGGATTCTGGGCTGATATGGAAAATCCTTATGTAACTTATGATAATAACTTTATAGAGTCTGAATGGTGGGCTTTAAAACAAATCTGGGATAAAGGACTTTTATACAAAGGATTTAAAATCGTTCCTTATTGTCCAAGATGTGGAACTCCATTATCAAGTCACGAAGTAGCTCAAGGATATAAAGATGTTAAAGAAAGATCAGCAATAGTTAGATTTAAAGTAAAAAATGAAGACGCATATATTCTAGCTTGGACAACTACTCCTTGGACATTACCTTCAAACGTAGCTCTTTGTGTTAACCCTAACGAAGCTTATGTAAAAGTTAAACACGGAGAATACACTTATTATATGGCTGAAGCTTTAGTTGAAGCTGTATTAAAAGAAAATTTTGAAATTTTAGAAAGATATACTGGAAAAGATTTAGAATACAAAGAATATGAACCATTATTTGATTTTGTAAATCCAAATAAAAAATGTTGGTTTGTAACTTGTGACACTTATGTAACATTAACTGATGGTACAGGAGTAGTTCATATTGCTCCAGCTTTCGGGGAAGATGACGCCAACGTTGGAAGAAACTACGATTTACCATTTGTACAACTTGTAGACGCTAAAGGGGAAATGACAAAAGAAACTCCTTGGGCTGGAACTTTCTGTAAAAAAGCTGATAATCCAATCTTAGTTGACTTAGAAGAAAGAGGACTATTATTTGACGCTCCAAAATATGAGCATAGTTATCCACACTGCTGGAGATGTGATACACCACTTATCTATTATGCAAGAGAATCTTGGTTTATCAAAATGACAGCTGTTAAAGAAGACTTAATCAAAAATAATAATAAAATTAACTGGATTCCAAAAAGTATCGGTAAAGGACGTTTTGGAGATTGGCTAGAAAATGTACAAGATTGGGGAATCAGCCGTGACAGATATTGGGGAACTCCACTTAACGTTTGGGAATGTGAATGTGGTCACAGACACGCAATCGGAAGTATCCAAGAATTAAAAGAGATGTCACCAAACTGCCCTGAAAATATCGAACTTCATCGTCCATATATAGACGAAGTAACTATTACTTGTCCTCACTGTGGAAAACAAATGAGAAGAGTAAAAGAAGTTATCGACTGTTGGTTTGACTCTGGTTCAATGCCATTTGCTCAACATCACTATCCATTTGAAAATCAAGATTTGTTTAAACAACAATTCCCAGCTGATTTCATTTCAGAAGCTGTAGACCAAACAAGAGGTTGGTTCTATTCATTATTAGCTGTTTCAACATTGATTTTCAATGAAGCACCATATAAAAACGTAATAGTTCTTGGACACGTTCAAGATGAAAATGGACAAAAAATGTCTAAATCTAAAGGAAATGCTGTTGACCCATTTGAAGCACTAGCTACTTATGGAGCAGACGCAATTCGTTGGTATTTCTATATTAACTCAGCTCCTTGGTTACCAAATAGATTCCACGGAAAAGCAGTTCTTGAAGGACAACGTAAATTTATGTCAACTTTATGGAACACTTATGCTTTCTATGTATTATACGCTGAGATAGATAAATTTGATCCTACAAAATATACTTTAGATAAATCAAAACTTACAGTAATGGATAAATGGTTATTATCTAAATTAAACACTGTCGTAAAAGAAGTAGATGAAAACTTAGCTGATTACAAACTTCTTGAAGCTGCAAGATGTATGCAAGATTTCGTTGATGAGTTAAGTAACTGGTACGTAAGAAGAAGTAGAGAACGTTTCTGGGTACAAGAAATGACAGAAGATAAAATCACAGCTTACATGACTTTATACACAACTTTACTAACTATGGCAAAACTTGCTGCTCCAATGATTCCATTTATGACAGAAGAAATTTACCAAAATATAGTTAGACAAGTAAATCCAGATGCTCCAGAAAGTATCCATTTATGTGACTATCCAGTAGTTGATGAAACTGTAATTGATAAAGAATTAGAAGATAATATGGAAGAAGTTCTACAAATCGTAACTTTAGGAAGAGCTTGTAGAAATGCTGCTAATATTAAAAATAGACAGCCACTTGCTAACATCTATGTTCAAGCTGAAAATAAATTAAATGAACTTTATCAAAATATAGTTAAAGAAGAATTAAATATCAAAAATATTGAATTCACTGAAGATTCAGCTCAATTTACTTCTTACAAATTTAAACCACAATTAAAAACTTTAGGTCAAAGATTTGGTAAAAAAGTAAATGAAATTAGAACTCTACTTGCTGACATTGATGGAAAACAAGCTAAAAAAGATTTAGATACACTTGGATTTGTAACTTTAGTATTATCTGACGGAGAAGAAGCTAAACTTGCTGAAGCTGATCTATTAATCGAAACAGTTCAAAGCGAAGGATATGTACCTTTAACTGATAGAGGAATAACTGTAGTTCTTGATACAAACTTGACTCCTGAATTACTAGAAGAAGGATTTGTAAGAGAAGTTGTAAGTAAAATCCAAGCAATGCGTAAAGAGGCAGATTTCAATATCACAGACCATATTCAACTATTTGTAGCTGAAAATGATAAGATAAAAGAAATCGTTTCAAGAAACGCAGAAGCAATTAAATATGATACTTTAACAGACGAAGTTGTATTTGATACTGTTGATGGATTCGTTCAAGATGTAAATATCAACGGAGAAAAAGTTAAATTTGGAATTAAAGTAAAATAA
- a CDS encoding 4Fe-4S binding protein, giving the protein MHVIDQDTCVGCGACEGTCPVGAISANDNGKFTIGDACVDCGACAGGCPVGAISAGE; this is encoded by the coding sequence ATGCACGTAATAGATCAAGATACTTGTGTTGGATGCGGAGCTTGTGAAGGAACTTGCCCAGTTGGAGCAATATCAGCTAACGATAACGGAAAATTCACTATAGGAGACGCTTGCGTTGACTGTGGAGCTTGTGCTGGTGGATGTCCAGTTGGAGCAATATCAGCAGGAGAATAA
- a CDS encoding 3'-5' exonuclease, with protein sequence MGKNIVSLIIFDTETNGLTIDDSVLSISAVKVFYDLENERFLKDFEEYDRYYYIREGEEENEGAISVNGLNRDEITKRRGENCQYPKYFYEDIKSFERFCDGARHFIGHNIKFDLKYIEGHMNIENTFDTMYTNKYVLKLPSNYGYKNPKLSETADYYQIDVGQYSFHSSLDDVKVTAKIFRLMCKNKNKNAMEFLRK encoded by the coding sequence ATGGGAAAAAATATAGTTTCTTTAATAATTTTTGATACAGAAACAAATGGCTTAACAATAGATGATTCTGTCCTTTCCATTTCTGCTGTAAAAGTTTTTTATGATTTGGAAAATGAGAGATTTTTAAAAGATTTTGAAGAGTATGATAGGTATTATTATATCCGTGAGGGAGAGGAAGAAAACGAGGGAGCTATCAGTGTAAATGGGCTTAATCGAGATGAGATAACAAAAAGAAGAGGGGAAAATTGTCAATATCCAAAATATTTTTACGAAGATATAAAAAGTTTTGAAAGATTTTGTGATGGTGCGAGACATTTTATAGGGCATAATATAAAATTTGATTTAAAATATATTGAGGGGCATATGAATATTGAAAATACTTTTGATACTATGTACACTAACAAATATGTTTTGAAACTACCCTCAAATTATGGATATAAAAATCCAAAACTATCTGAAACAGCAGATTATTACCAAATTGATGTAGGACAATATAGTTTTCACTCAAGTCTTGATGATGTCAAAGTAACAGCAAAGATTTTTAGACTGATGTGCAAGAATAAAAATAAAAACGCAATGGAATTTTTAAGAAAATAA
- the recQ gene encoding DNA helicase RecQ has translation MNIEALKILKKIYGYDSFRKGQNYIIKSILSKRDTLGVMSTGGGKSICYQIPALMSEGIAVVISPLISLMKDQVDSLKILGINGVYVNSTLTREEYKKVVGELRSGKVKLLYLSPERIVNEKFINFMKTLNLSFIAVDEAHCISQWGHDFRKSYLEIPKFVKGIGKKLPILALTATATPRVMKDIENLLEMTNTYKYVDGFDRENLFFKVEKISESVIKNSEVYISKYIRKHKNMSGIVYASTRKEVDGLYSYLKDIKNYSVGKYHAGLTKEERTEAQEKFLKDDIKIMIATNAFGMGIDKSNVRYVIHKNIPKDLESYYQEAGRAGRDGLPSEAILLFDEKDIATQDFFIDNNDELDDVQRKIKREKLDEMVRYANLTSCYREFILKYFGDKRIKNYCGNCGNCRNAKDVEDLTIETKMVISCIGRAKEKIGISTLVNILLGKADTKIERKGLRELSTFGIMKDRNQEWLEEFINFLILENYIELTAGSYPTVQLNKNSYEVLKDIKKIQRKLNEVVTFDYYENNLFQKLNGLRKKISEKENVAPYIIFSDMTLFEMAEKKPKNRWEMLKIKGVGNQKFKNYGEDFLNIINEFSEEDLEKLKIENIIDEEYLEISKIENLKRELNLNMNTQKLKDIIIKNLFL, from the coding sequence ATGAATATAGAAGCTTTAAAAATTTTAAAAAAAATATATGGTTATGACTCTTTTAGAAAGGGACAGAACTATATAATAAAAAGTATTCTTTCTAAAAGAGATACTTTGGGAGTGATGTCAACAGGTGGGGGAAAATCTATCTGTTATCAAATCCCAGCTCTTATGTCAGAGGGGATTGCTGTGGTTATATCTCCGCTTATCTCTTTGATGAAAGACCAAGTGGATAGTTTGAAAATTCTTGGGATAAATGGTGTATATGTAAATTCAACTCTCACAAGGGAAGAGTATAAGAAAGTTGTAGGAGAGTTAAGAAGTGGAAAAGTAAAACTTTTGTATTTGTCCCCTGAAAGAATTGTAAATGAAAAATTTATAAACTTTATGAAAACTTTAAATCTTTCTTTTATTGCTGTTGATGAGGCGCACTGTATCTCACAGTGGGGACACGATTTTAGAAAGAGCTATTTAGAAATCCCTAAATTTGTAAAAGGGATAGGGAAAAAACTTCCAATCCTTGCCTTAACTGCTACAGCCACTCCAAGAGTGATGAAAGATATAGAAAATCTTTTGGAGATGACAAATACTTACAAATATGTTGATGGTTTTGATAGAGAAAATCTATTTTTTAAAGTGGAAAAAATAAGCGAGTCTGTTATAAAAAATTCAGAAGTTTATATCAGTAAATATATAAGAAAACATAAAAATATGTCTGGGATAGTTTATGCAAGTACTAGAAAAGAGGTAGACGGGCTTTATAGTTATTTAAAAGATATAAAAAATTATAGTGTTGGAAAATATCACGCAGGTCTTACAAAGGAAGAGAGAACTGAGGCACAGGAGAAATTTTTAAAAGATGATATTAAGATTATGATAGCTACTAATGCTTTTGGTATGGGGATTGATAAATCCAACGTTAGATATGTAATCCATAAAAATATACCAAAGGATTTGGAAAGTTATTATCAAGAGGCTGGTCGTGCTGGAAGAGATGGATTACCAAGTGAGGCAATTTTGCTTTTTGATGAAAAAGATATTGCCACACAGGATTTTTTTATAGATAATAACGACGAGCTAGATGATGTTCAAAGAAAAATAAAACGGGAAAAATTAGATGAGATGGTGAGATACGCCAATCTTACAAGTTGCTATAGGGAGTTTATTCTGAAATATTTTGGAGATAAGAGAATAAAAAATTATTGTGGTAACTGTGGAAATTGTAGAAATGCAAAAGATGTGGAAGATTTAACAATAGAAACAAAAATGGTTATCTCCTGCATAGGCAGAGCCAAAGAAAAAATTGGTATCTCTACTCTTGTTAATATTTTACTTGGAAAAGCTGATACTAAAATAGAGAGAAAAGGTCTGAGAGAACTTTCAACATTTGGTATAATGAAAGATAGAAATCAAGAGTGGCTAGAGGAGTTTATAAACTTTTTGATTTTAGAAAATTATATAGAGCTAACAGCAGGAAGTTATCCAACAGTCCAACTGAATAAAAACTCCTATGAAGTTTTAAAGGATATTAAAAAAATCCAAAGAAAATTAAATGAGGTTGTTACTTTTGATTACTACGAAAATAATCTTTTCCAAAAACTAAATGGTCTTAGAAAGAAAATAAGTGAAAAGGAAAATGTAGCTCCATATATAATTTTTTCTGATATGACTTTATTTGAAATGGCTGAGAAAAAACCTAAAAATCGTTGGGAAATGTTAAAGATAAAAGGTGTGGGAAATCAAAAGTTTAAAAATTATGGAGAGGATTTTTTAAATATTATAAATGAGTTTTCTGAGGAAGATTTGGAAAAATTAAAAATAGAAAATATTATAGATGAAGAATATTTAGAGATAAGTAAAATAGAGAACTTAAAGAGAGAATTAAACTTAAATATGAACACTCAAAAATTAAAAGATATAATTATTAAAAATTTATTTTTATAA
- a CDS encoding DMT family protein, with the protein MKFLPIGLLFVSNIFMSFAWYGHLKNTGSALWFAIVSSWAIAFFEYCFSIPANRIGSQYFTVAQLKIIQEVVTLVVFSGFSVLYLKQEFKLNYIYAFICLIGAVYFMFKK; encoded by the coding sequence ATGAAATTTTTACCTATCGGTCTTTTATTTGTTTCAAATATTTTTATGTCATTTGCCTGGTATGGACATCTAAAAAATACAGGAAGTGCTTTATGGTTTGCCATAGTTTCTAGCTGGGCAATAGCATTCTTTGAATATTGTTTCTCTATTCCAGCTAATAGAATAGGTTCTCAATATTTCACAGTGGCTCAATTAAAAATAATACAAGAAGTTGTCACTTTAGTTGTATTTTCTGGATTTTCAGTTTTATATCTTAAACAAGAGTTTAAATTAAATTATATCTATGCTTTTATCTGTCTTATAGGTGCAGTATACTTTATGTTTAAAAAATAA
- a CDS encoding DUF1858 domain-containing protein produces MVTRDSNILEVARQYPVVGMVFRKYGLGCIGCMVAAGETLGEGIESHGLNADIVIDEINRLIAEEENQAK; encoded by the coding sequence ATGGTAACAAGAGATAGTAACATACTTGAAGTTGCAAGACAATATCCAGTAGTAGGAATGGTATTTAGAAAATATGGTTTAGGATGTATCGGATGTATGGTAGCAGCTGGAGAAACTTTAGGAGAAGGTATCGAATCTCACGGATTAAACGCTGATATCGTAATAGATGAAATCAACAGACTTATAGCTGAAGAAGAAAACCAAGCTAAATAG